A section of the Platichthys flesus chromosome 22, fPlaFle2.1, whole genome shotgun sequence genome encodes:
- the LOC133933538 gene encoding histone H2B-like, translated as MPDVAKPAPKKGSKKAVAKAPGKGGKKRRKSRKESYAIYVYKVLKQVHPDTGISSKAMGIMNSFVSDIFERIAGEASRLAHYNKRSTITSREIQTAVRLLLPGELAKHAVSEGTKAVTKYTSSK; from the coding sequence ATGCCTGACGTAGCGAAGCCCGCGCCCAAGAAGGGCTCCAAGAAAGCGGTGGCGAAGGCCCCCGGTAAgggcggaaagaagaggagaaagtccaggaaggagagctacgccatctacgtgtacaaggtgctgaagcaggtccaccccgacactgggatctcctccaaggccatgggcatcatgaactccttcgtgagcgacatcttcgagcgcatcgccggtgaggcctctcgtctggctcattacaacaagcgctccaccatcacctccagggagattcagaccgccgtccgcctgctgctgcccggggagCTGGCTAAACACGCCGTGTCTGAGGGCACCAAGGCCGTGACCAAATACACCAGTTCCAAGTAA
- the LOC133933477 gene encoding histone H3, giving the protein MARTKQTARKSTGGKAPRKQLATKAARKSAPATGGVKKPHRYRPGTVALREIRRYQKSTELLIRKLPFQRLVREIAQDFKTDLRFQSSAVMALQEASEAYLVGLFEDTNLCAIHAKRVTIMPKDIQLARRIRGERA; this is encoded by the coding sequence atggcaagaaccaagcagaccgcccgtaaatccaccggaggcaaagcccccaggaagcagctggccaccaaggctgcgcgtaagagcgccccggccaccggcggcgtgaagaagcctcaccgttacaggcccggcaccgtggctctgagagagatccgtcgctaccagaaatcgacggagctgctgatccgcaagctgcccttccagcgcctggtgagagaaatcgctcaggacttcaagaccgacctgcgcttccagagctccgctgtcatggctctgcaggaggccagcgaggcctacctggtcggcctgtttgaggacaccaacctgtgcgccatccacgccaagagggttaccatcatgcccaaggacatccagctggcccgccgcatccgcggagagagagcttaa